Genomic segment of Candidatus Methylomirabilota bacterium:
GGCAGGAACAGCACGGTCTCGGGGACGAAGGCAATCACGAACAGGACGACGATGATGGCCGTGAGGAAGGGCAGCAGCGGGCGGACGAGCCGATCCATGGGCAGCCCGCTGATGGCCATCCCGAGGAACAAGCACAATCCCACCGGCGGCGTCACGTGCCCGATCGCCGACGCGATGACGCACACCATGCCGAAGTGGATCGGGTGGATGCCCAGCGCCTGGGCGCCGGGCAGCAACACCGGGACGGTGACGAGGATGATCTCCGAGGGCGTCAGGAACGTCCCGAGGAAGATGTAGAGGGCGATGACGAACACGAGGAAGAGCCACCAGGTCGGCGCGAACGTCCCGATCACCTCGGCGACGCGGAAGGGGAACTTGGAGTACGTCAGCACCCACCCGAACGCCCCGACCAGCCCGATGATGAGCCCAATGACGCCGGTGAGCCGCGCGGAGTCGGCGAAGATCCCGGGCAGCTCCCGCCACGGCAGCTCCCGGTAGACCAGCGGCGGGACGGCGAGCGCGTACACGACGGCGACCGCCGCCGCCTCCGTCGGCGTGAAGAAGCCGAACAGGATCCCGCCCATGATGATGACCGGGATCATCAGCCCCGGGAGCGCCGCGCCCAGGGCCGCCCGGAACGCCGCCCAGGTCGGCGCGGCCTCCCGCGGGTAGTTGCGCCGCCGCGCGATGACGAAGGTCGGCACGGCCATGCCGAGGGCGATCAGGATGCCCGGCAGGTAACCGCCGGCGAAGATCGCGGCGACCGACTCGTCGGCCATCCAGGCATAGATCACGGCGATGATCGACGGGGGGATGATGGGGGCCAGGATGGCGGTGCAGATGGTGAGGACGGTGGCGAAGTCGCGGTCGTAGCCCTTGCGTACCATCTGGGGAATCAGGAACGTGCCGAGGGCGGAGACGTCGGCGACGGCCGAGCCCGAGATCCCCCCGAAGATCATGCTGTCCACGATGTTCACGTAGGCCAGTCCGCC
This window contains:
- a CDS encoding TRAP transporter large permease produces the protein MAETLLIVFVALVVVGMPIGLALGVGTLAAATLYSALNPIIIPSRFVGLLSDSFIILAAPLFILAGNLAARSGVARAIIDLATVLVGRFRGGLAYVNIVDSMIFGGISGSAVADVSALGTFLIPQMVRKGYDRDFATVLTICTAILAPIIPPSIIAVIYAWMADESVAAIFAGGYLPGILIALGMAVPTFVIARRRNYPREAAPTWAAFRAALGAALPGLMIPVIIMGGILFGFFTPTEAAAVAVVYALAVPPLVYRELPWRELPGIFADSARLTGVIGLIIGLVGAFGWVLTYSKFPFRVAEVIGTFAPTWWLFLVFVIALYIFLGTFLTPSEIILVTVPVLLPGAQALGIHPIHFGMVCVIASAIGHVTPPVGLCLFLGMAISGLPMDRLVRPLLPFLTAIIVVLFVIAFVPETVLFLP